A window of the Cuculus canorus isolate bCucCan1 chromosome 3, bCucCan1.pri, whole genome shotgun sequence genome harbors these coding sequences:
- the HADHB gene encoding trifunctional enzyme subunit beta, mitochondrial isoform X1, whose amino-acid sequence MSSMLTHIIRNLPASSAWAARGFVRSLSCSLQLQAAAVQPKSKKTLAKSGVKNIVVVEGVRIPFLQSGTSYADLMPHDLARAALQGLLNRTSVPRDVVDYIVYGTVIQEVKTSNVAREAALGAGFSDKTPAHTVTMACISSNQAMTTGVGMIAAGQCDVVVAGGVELMSDVPIRHSRKMRKTMLTLNRAKTLGQKLSLISKIRPDYFAPELPAVAEFSTSETMGHSADRLAAAFAISRLEQDEYALRSHTLAKKAQDGGLLLDVVPFKVPGKDTVTKDNGIRPSSMEQMGKLKPAFVKPYGTVTAANSSFLTDGASAILLMSEEKALAMGYKPKAYLRDFVYVSQDPKDQLLLGPTYATPKVLERAGLTMADIDVFEFHEAFAGQILANLKAMDSDWFAQNYMGRKSKVGAPPLEKFNTWGGSLSLGHPFGATGCRLVITAAHRLKKEGGQYGLVAACAAGGQGHAMLVELYPQ is encoded by the exons ATGAGTTCCATGCTGACCCACATTATCCGAAACCTCCCTGCTTCCTCGGCATGGGCTGCCCGCGGCT ttgtGCGATCGCTCAGTTGCTCTTTACAGTTACAAGCCGCAG CAGTTCAGCCAAAGAGTAAGAAGACCTTAGCCAAAAGCGGTGTGAAGAATATCGTTGTGGTAGAGGGTGTCCGTATCCCATTTCTGCAGTCTGGCACCTC GTATGCAGATCTTATGCCACATGACTTGgcaagagcagcactgca GGGGCTGCTGAACCGGACCAGCGTCCCGAGGGATGTTGTCGATTACATCGTTTATGGCACTGTTATCCAGGAGGTGAAAACCAGCAATGTTGCCAGAGAG GCCGCTTTGGGAGCGGGTTTCTCTGACAAGACTCCAGCCCATACAGTCACTATGGCTTGCATTTCTTCAAACCAGGCTATGACCACAG GTGTGGGCATGATTGCGGCTGGGCAGTGCGATGTTGTCGTAGCAGGAGGCGTGGAGCTCATGTCTGATGTTCCCATTCGTCACAgcaggaagatgaggaagacTATGCTGACTCTTAACCGAGCCAAGACCTTGGGCCAAAAACTCTCCCTGATTTCCAAAATTCGCCCTGACTACTTTGCTCCTGAG cTCCCAGCTGTGGCGGAGTTCTCTACCAGCGAGACCATGGGGCACTCTGCCGATCGTctggctgctgcctttgccaTCTCCCGTTTGGAGCAAGACGAGTATGCCCTCCGCTCACACACGCTGGCCAAGAAAGCGCAGGATGGAGGCTTACTGCTTGATGTGGTACCCTTCAAAGTGCCAG GCAAAGACACGGTTACCAAAGATAACGGGATCCGTCCTTCCTCAATGGAGCAGATGGGCAAGCTGAAGCCGGCTTTTGTCAAGCCCTACGGAACTGTCACAGCTGCCAATTCCTCCTTCCTG ACAGATGGTGCTTCGGCAATTCTACTCATGTCTGAGGAGAAGGCACTGGCGATGGGATACAAACCAAAAGCTTACCTAAG GGACTTTGTGTACGTGTCCCAGGATCCAAAGgaccagctgctgctggg TCCGACGTACGCTACTCCCAAAGTGCTGGAGAGGGCTGGTCTGACCATGGCTGATATCGACGTGTTTGAATTCCATGAAGCTTTTGCT GGACAGATCCTGGCTAACCTGAAAGCCATGGATTCGGACTGGTTTGCACAAAACTACATGGGCAGAAAGTCAAAG GTTGGAGCCCCTCCTCTGGAGAAGTTCAATACCTGGGGTGGCTCCCTCTCACTGGGACATCCTTTCGGTGCCACTGGCTGCCGCCTAGTCATCACTGCTGCCCATAGAttgaagaaggagggaggacAATATGGCCTGgttgctgcctgtgctgcaggagggcAG gGACACGCGATGCTGGTGGAGCTTTACCCTCAGTAA
- the HADHB gene encoding trifunctional enzyme subunit beta, mitochondrial isoform X2, translated as MSSMLTHIIRNLPASSAWAARGFVRSLSCSLQLQAAVQPKSKKTLAKSGVKNIVVVEGVRIPFLQSGTSYADLMPHDLARAALQGLLNRTSVPRDVVDYIVYGTVIQEVKTSNVAREAALGAGFSDKTPAHTVTMACISSNQAMTTGVGMIAAGQCDVVVAGGVELMSDVPIRHSRKMRKTMLTLNRAKTLGQKLSLISKIRPDYFAPELPAVAEFSTSETMGHSADRLAAAFAISRLEQDEYALRSHTLAKKAQDGGLLLDVVPFKVPGKDTVTKDNGIRPSSMEQMGKLKPAFVKPYGTVTAANSSFLTDGASAILLMSEEKALAMGYKPKAYLRDFVYVSQDPKDQLLLGPTYATPKVLERAGLTMADIDVFEFHEAFAGQILANLKAMDSDWFAQNYMGRKSKVGAPPLEKFNTWGGSLSLGHPFGATGCRLVITAAHRLKKEGGQYGLVAACAAGGQGHAMLVELYPQ; from the exons ATGAGTTCCATGCTGACCCACATTATCCGAAACCTCCCTGCTTCCTCGGCATGGGCTGCCCGCGGCT ttgtGCGATCGCTCAGTTGCTCTTTACAGTTACAAGCCGCAG TTCAGCCAAAGAGTAAGAAGACCTTAGCCAAAAGCGGTGTGAAGAATATCGTTGTGGTAGAGGGTGTCCGTATCCCATTTCTGCAGTCTGGCACCTC GTATGCAGATCTTATGCCACATGACTTGgcaagagcagcactgca GGGGCTGCTGAACCGGACCAGCGTCCCGAGGGATGTTGTCGATTACATCGTTTATGGCACTGTTATCCAGGAGGTGAAAACCAGCAATGTTGCCAGAGAG GCCGCTTTGGGAGCGGGTTTCTCTGACAAGACTCCAGCCCATACAGTCACTATGGCTTGCATTTCTTCAAACCAGGCTATGACCACAG GTGTGGGCATGATTGCGGCTGGGCAGTGCGATGTTGTCGTAGCAGGAGGCGTGGAGCTCATGTCTGATGTTCCCATTCGTCACAgcaggaagatgaggaagacTATGCTGACTCTTAACCGAGCCAAGACCTTGGGCCAAAAACTCTCCCTGATTTCCAAAATTCGCCCTGACTACTTTGCTCCTGAG cTCCCAGCTGTGGCGGAGTTCTCTACCAGCGAGACCATGGGGCACTCTGCCGATCGTctggctgctgcctttgccaTCTCCCGTTTGGAGCAAGACGAGTATGCCCTCCGCTCACACACGCTGGCCAAGAAAGCGCAGGATGGAGGCTTACTGCTTGATGTGGTACCCTTCAAAGTGCCAG GCAAAGACACGGTTACCAAAGATAACGGGATCCGTCCTTCCTCAATGGAGCAGATGGGCAAGCTGAAGCCGGCTTTTGTCAAGCCCTACGGAACTGTCACAGCTGCCAATTCCTCCTTCCTG ACAGATGGTGCTTCGGCAATTCTACTCATGTCTGAGGAGAAGGCACTGGCGATGGGATACAAACCAAAAGCTTACCTAAG GGACTTTGTGTACGTGTCCCAGGATCCAAAGgaccagctgctgctggg TCCGACGTACGCTACTCCCAAAGTGCTGGAGAGGGCTGGTCTGACCATGGCTGATATCGACGTGTTTGAATTCCATGAAGCTTTTGCT GGACAGATCCTGGCTAACCTGAAAGCCATGGATTCGGACTGGTTTGCACAAAACTACATGGGCAGAAAGTCAAAG GTTGGAGCCCCTCCTCTGGAGAAGTTCAATACCTGGGGTGGCTCCCTCTCACTGGGACATCCTTTCGGTGCCACTGGCTGCCGCCTAGTCATCACTGCTGCCCATAGAttgaagaaggagggaggacAATATGGCCTGgttgctgcctgtgctgcaggagggcAG gGACACGCGATGCTGGTGGAGCTTTACCCTCAGTAA